A region from the Terriglobales bacterium genome encodes:
- a CDS encoding 2-oxoglutarate dehydrogenase E1 component, producing the protein MSITQTMPEAATQPPADHEKIFELFRRWGYLQAALDPLGHMPPEPHPELKLTGKIAEEARAIYCGPIGAEFMHLPQPERRLWVQERMEGRSLKKAPDAERILQRLIRSEVFEQVIQSRYLGTKRFSLEGLCGLIPLMDEILEVAAARGTVEAILGMSHRGRLNVMLNIVCRDAAEIFSGFEDVDPRSVLGAGDVKYHMGATGEFNTRSGKKINIHLVSNPSHLEAVDPVVLGRTRAKQTRYGDTSRTQYLPIELHGDAAFAGQGILAETLNLAGLQAYDVGGTIHVICNNLIGFTTSPKDLHPTRFASDVSKRLPVPVFHVNAEDPEAIVRVANMAAEYRYEFSSEVVIDLIGFRRHGHSEVDDPTITQPALYKIINQHPPLWQIYAQKNNLDPAPVVEQVKTELQDAQKRGQSIKKKLLFYTLPAYWDKFVGGNYKPEYEVRTGIDTAELAAVTQALTTVPEIFTPHPKIKKLLEERARMGSGAKAVDYGMAEALAFGSLLKQGVPIRMSGQDSRRGTFNQRHAVLIDVENEQEYIPLCHVSKDQARCEIYNSTLSEAAVLGYEYGYSRDYPETLVLWEAQFGDFANGAQIVIDQFASAGEDKWRLYSGLVLLLPHGYEGQGPEHSSARVERFLQLAAEDNMQICQPSNAAQYFHLLRRQALQKWRKPLVVFTPKSMLRHPDASSNVDEFTRERFLRVVPDNQVSNASRMLICSGKIGHELRQARTARKDTRTAIVFLDQLYPFPEKELEAELARHPKLREIIWVQEEPANMGALSYVLPRLERVAGKIPVLSIKRSASASPATGSAKAHEMEQKTLVTMAFGSKPSS; encoded by the coding sequence ATGAGTATCACCCAAACCATGCCGGAAGCTGCCACGCAGCCACCCGCAGACCACGAAAAGATTTTTGAGCTCTTCCGCCGCTGGGGGTACCTTCAGGCCGCCCTCGACCCGCTCGGACACATGCCGCCCGAGCCTCATCCTGAACTGAAGCTCACCGGTAAGATCGCCGAAGAAGCGCGAGCGATCTATTGTGGCCCGATCGGCGCCGAATTCATGCACCTGCCGCAGCCCGAGCGCCGTCTCTGGGTACAGGAGCGCATGGAAGGGCGGTCCTTGAAAAAAGCCCCGGATGCTGAACGTATTCTGCAGCGCCTCATCCGCTCCGAGGTGTTTGAACAGGTCATCCAGTCGCGTTATCTGGGGACCAAGCGTTTTTCGCTTGAAGGTCTGTGCGGCCTGATTCCGCTGATGGATGAAATTCTGGAAGTCGCCGCCGCGCGCGGAACCGTGGAAGCCATCCTGGGCATGAGCCATCGCGGCCGCCTCAACGTCATGCTGAACATTGTGTGCCGCGATGCCGCCGAGATTTTTTCCGGCTTTGAAGATGTAGACCCGCGCAGCGTGCTGGGAGCGGGCGATGTGAAATACCACATGGGCGCCACCGGTGAATTCAACACGCGCAGCGGAAAAAAGATCAATATCCACCTGGTTTCCAATCCCAGCCACCTGGAAGCAGTGGACCCGGTCGTGCTCGGACGCACCCGCGCCAAGCAGACCCGCTACGGCGATACCAGCCGCACCCAGTATCTTCCCATCGAGCTGCATGGTGACGCCGCCTTTGCCGGACAGGGCATCCTGGCAGAAACGTTGAATCTCGCCGGCCTGCAGGCCTACGATGTGGGCGGAACCATCCACGTGATCTGCAATAACCTGATTGGCTTTACCACCAGCCCCAAAGACCTGCATCCCACGCGCTTCGCCTCGGACGTAAGCAAGCGCCTGCCGGTCCCGGTCTTTCACGTCAACGCGGAAGATCCTGAAGCTATCGTCCGTGTGGCAAACATGGCTGCCGAGTATCGCTATGAGTTCTCCAGCGAGGTTGTCATTGACCTGATCGGCTTCCGCCGTCACGGGCATAGCGAGGTGGATGACCCCACCATCACGCAACCGGCGTTGTACAAAATCATCAATCAGCATCCGCCGCTGTGGCAGATTTATGCCCAGAAAAACAATCTCGATCCTGCGCCTGTGGTTGAGCAAGTCAAAACCGAGTTGCAGGATGCGCAAAAGCGCGGCCAAAGCATAAAAAAGAAGCTGCTCTTTTACACCCTGCCCGCGTATTGGGATAAGTTTGTCGGCGGCAACTACAAGCCGGAATATGAAGTCCGCACCGGGATTGATACCGCCGAGCTCGCCGCAGTTACGCAGGCGCTGACCACCGTGCCCGAGATTTTTACTCCACATCCTAAGATCAAGAAGCTGCTGGAAGAGCGCGCCCGCATGGGCTCCGGCGCTAAAGCGGTAGATTATGGCATGGCGGAAGCGCTGGCCTTCGGATCGCTGCTGAAACAAGGTGTCCCCATCCGCATGAGCGGACAGGATAGCCGCCGCGGGACCTTCAACCAGCGTCACGCCGTGCTTATTGATGTAGAGAACGAGCAGGAATATATCCCGCTTTGTCACGTTTCCAAAGACCAGGCGCGCTGCGAAATTTACAACTCCACGCTTTCCGAGGCTGCCGTGCTGGGCTACGAATATGGCTACAGCCGCGATTATCCCGAGACGCTGGTGCTCTGGGAGGCCCAGTTCGGTGACTTCGCCAACGGCGCGCAGATTGTGATTGACCAGTTTGCCAGCGCCGGCGAGGACAAATGGCGCCTGTACTCAGGGCTGGTCCTGCTGCTGCCGCACGGTTATGAAGGCCAAGGCCCGGAGCACTCCAGCGCCCGCGTTGAACGTTTTCTGCAACTGGCCGCCGAAGACAACATGCAGATTTGCCAGCCCTCCAACGCTGCCCAGTACTTCCACCTGCTGCGGCGGCAAGCCCTGCAAAAATGGCGCAAGCCGCTGGTCGTCTTTACCCCCAAGAGCATGCTGCGGCATCCCGATGCCAGCAGCAACGTCGACGAATTTACCCGCGAACGTTTTCTGCGGGTTGTCCCTGATAATCAGGTGAGCAACGCATCGCGCATGTTGATCTGCAGCGGCAAAATTGGCCACGAGCTACGCCAGGCACGCACTGCGCGTAAAGATACGCGCACTGCCATTGTCTTCCTCGATCAGCTCTATCCTTTCCCGGAAAAAGAGCTGGAAGCAGAGCTGGCCCGCCATCCCAAGCTGCGCGAGATCATATGGGTTCAGGAAGAGCCGGCCAACATGGGTGCTCTCTCCTACGTGCTGCCACGGCTGGAGCGCGTGGCCGGCAAGATTCCCGTACTCTCGATCAAACGCTCGGCCAGCGCCAGCCCGGCAACCGGCTCCGCCAAGGCGCACGAGATGGAGCAGAAGACGCTGGTCACGATGGCATTCGGAAGTAAGCCAAGCTCTTAG
- a CDS encoding oxidative damage protection protein, with amino-acid sequence MGNDNKPGQRMVYCIKLQKELPGLDEPPFDGELGQRIYNQVSAEAWRAWGDFCKMVLNEYRLNPASPHDQQVIVQHMEHYFFGENPVAPPPEYVPPKS; translated from the coding sequence ATGGGTAACGACAACAAGCCGGGCCAGCGCATGGTCTATTGCATAAAATTGCAGAAGGAGCTGCCCGGGCTGGATGAGCCTCCCTTCGACGGCGAGCTGGGCCAGCGCATCTATAACCAGGTCTCAGCCGAAGCCTGGCGGGCGTGGGGCGACTTCTGCAAGATGGTGCTGAACGAATACCGCCTCAATCCGGCCAGCCCGCACGACCAGCAAGTCATCGTGCAGCACATGGAACACTATTTCTTCGGCGAGAATCCCGTGGCGCCGCCACCGGAGTATGTCCCGCCCAAGAGCTAA
- the lipB gene encoding lipoyl(octanoyl) transferase LipB: MINVLQLGRLDYETALKLQHSLVELRKQNRIADTLLLLEHPPVITLGRNAKAGNLRASAEELAARGVQIFECNRGGDVTFHGPGQLVGYPIFDLRAFTDEHGNRKTLGAVEYVRRMEEALIRTCGDLGIPTERIKGLTGVWTTPDSPQKHSDTEKNPAHQQAKIAAIGVHISRAVTSHGFALNVSNDLDYFNLIVPCGIPDKPVTSIEKEIREKRALREGEILTMQEVAHIIARNFGRVFQKQTLWLESLEDLMASASPPLPANQDTPAKPLRELEEMHGDRSFLA, encoded by the coding sequence ATGATCAACGTCCTCCAACTCGGCCGGCTTGATTACGAAACAGCGCTGAAGCTGCAACACTCGCTGGTTGAACTGCGCAAGCAGAATCGCATCGCCGATACGCTGTTGCTGCTGGAGCATCCACCGGTCATCACCCTGGGACGCAATGCCAAAGCCGGCAACCTGCGGGCTTCGGCAGAGGAACTGGCCGCTCGCGGCGTGCAGATTTTTGAATGCAACCGCGGCGGCGATGTGACCTTCCACGGACCGGGGCAACTTGTGGGCTATCCCATCTTCGATCTGCGGGCGTTCACCGATGAACACGGCAATCGCAAGACGCTGGGCGCGGTAGAGTACGTGCGCCGGATGGAAGAGGCGCTCATTCGCACCTGCGGCGACCTGGGCATTCCGACCGAGCGCATCAAGGGATTGACTGGTGTATGGACAACTCCCGATTCACCACAGAAACACAGCGACACAGAGAAAAACCCTGCGCATCAACAAGCCAAGATTGCTGCCATTGGCGTACATATCTCCCGTGCCGTGACTTCACACGGCTTTGCGCTGAACGTCAGCAACGATCTGGATTATTTCAACTTGATCGTTCCCTGCGGAATCCCCGACAAGCCAGTGACTTCAATCGAAAAAGAGATCCGCGAAAAGCGCGCCTTGCGCGAAGGAGAAATTCTCACCATGCAGGAAGTAGCTCACATCATTGCGCGCAACTTCGGCCGCGTCTTTCAAAAGCAGACCCTCTGGCTGGAGTCGCTGGAAGATTTAATGGCCAGCGCCTCGCCGCCGCTGCCCGCCAATCAGGACACGCCTGCAAAGCCCCTGCGCGAGTTGGAAGAAATGCACGGGGATAGATCGTTTTTGGCGTAA